In the Rhizobium sp. CB3090 genome, one interval contains:
- a CDS encoding efflux RND transporter periplasmic adaptor subunit has translation MLLVLLTAPAALAEEPTVTAPKQNLPAIVVTQAATRKLTDKVVATGTVKAVDEVYIQPQVDGLSIRTLNADVGDKVEANSTLATLNDDALVLQKSQMMATKAKGEASLAQLHAQLTEARANAEEAELQRVRAVTMGAKGTVSTSSVEQANAAAAANKARVASAEQAIAVAEADLKVIDSQIADTDLKLARTGVKTPVAGTVASRNARMGAIANGNGDPLFTIIRDSDLELVVDVSESDIMKIAVGQKALISLSGSREKLTGSVRLVAPIVDAVTRLGAVHISIDDDEKARAGMYGSAEIIVRETQGVSLPLTAVNTDENGSSARKVEGGVIKFVNVQTGIQDGGYVEIVKGLKDGDEVVAKAGAYVRDGDHITPVKEAPQASN, from the coding sequence ATGTTGCTTGTTCTCCTGACGGCGCCGGCGGCCCTTGCAGAAGAGCCAACGGTCACTGCGCCGAAGCAGAACCTGCCGGCGATCGTCGTCACGCAGGCCGCTACACGCAAACTGACCGACAAGGTGGTCGCCACCGGCACGGTAAAAGCAGTGGACGAGGTCTATATCCAGCCGCAGGTGGACGGCCTGTCGATTCGCACGCTCAACGCCGATGTCGGCGACAAGGTCGAGGCGAACAGCACGCTTGCCACGCTGAACGATGATGCGCTGGTCCTTCAGAAGAGCCAGATGATGGCAACGAAGGCCAAGGGCGAAGCAAGCCTTGCCCAGCTTCACGCGCAGCTCACCGAAGCCCGCGCCAATGCGGAGGAGGCGGAATTGCAGCGCGTCCGCGCCGTCACCATGGGCGCCAAGGGCACCGTCTCGACCTCATCGGTCGAGCAGGCGAATGCGGCGGCTGCCGCCAACAAGGCGCGCGTGGCCTCGGCCGAACAGGCAATTGCGGTGGCTGAAGCCGATCTCAAGGTCATCGACAGCCAGATCGCCGATACGGATCTGAAGCTCGCGCGCACCGGCGTCAAAACGCCCGTCGCCGGGACTGTTGCCTCGCGCAACGCCCGCATGGGCGCTATCGCCAATGGCAACGGGGATCCGCTCTTTACCATTATCCGCGACAGCGATCTGGAGCTGGTGGTCGATGTCTCCGAGAGCGACATCATGAAAATTGCCGTCGGTCAGAAGGCGTTGATTTCCCTTTCCGGCAGCCGCGAAAAACTCACCGGCTCGGTCCGCCTGGTTGCGCCGATCGTCGATGCGGTTACTCGCCTCGGCGCGGTCCATATCTCCATAGATGACGACGAAAAGGCGCGCGCGGGCATGTATGGCAGCGCCGAGATCATCGTCCGGGAGACACAAGGCGTCTCCCTACCGCTAACGGCAGTCAACACCGACGAAAATGGCTCTTCGGCCCGCAAGGTCGAGGGTGGAGTCATCAAATTCGTCAATGTCCAGACCGGTATTCAGGACGGCGGTTATGTCGAGATCGTCAAGGGCCTGAAGGATGGTGACGAAGTCGTCGCCAAAGCCGGCGCCTATGTTCGCGACGGTGATCACATCACGCCCGTCAAAGAAGCTCCGCAAGCGTCCAACTGA